In one Corythoichthys intestinalis isolate RoL2023-P3 chromosome 16, ASM3026506v1, whole genome shotgun sequence genomic region, the following are encoded:
- the ifnphi2 gene encoding interferon phi 2 yields MNVAVALLLIVLYCSGAMTAVVPACEIPGDVVEETHILLRDLGAPFPARCLPYNANVTFPRAALANETQCRRALRNLRRTLQGSEKVFEDNEAPQGDGEVAWNPRKLEDFQNLQNRVVQEAECLSSAGARSYPEFSSYFGNVSALVQQQESTACGWSMLRRDVLWVLKNSLQKHHSCFRW; encoded by the exons ATGAATGTTGCCGTGGCTCTGCTGCTCATAGTGCTATACTGCTCGGGCGCAATGACGGCCGTGGTGCCAGCCTGCGAAATTCCGGGGGACGTGGTCGAGGAAACTCACATCCTTCTCCGAGATCTG GGGGCGCCCTTTCCTGCGAGATGCCTGCCGTATAACGCCAACGTTACTTTCCCTCGTGCTGCCCTCGCAAATGAAACTCAG TGTCGCCGGGCGTTGCGGAACCTTCGCCGGACGCTGCAGGGGTCGGAGAAAGTTTTCGAGGACAACGAGGCACCCCAGGGAGATGGCGAAGTGGCGTGGAATCCGCGCAAATTGGAGGATTTCCAGAACCTTCAGAACCGTGTGGTGCAGGAAGCAGAATGT CTGTCGTCGGCAGGCGCGCGTTCTTATCCGGAGTTCTCGTCTTACTTCGGCAATGTGAGCGCGCTTGTTCAGCAGCAG GAGAGCACCGCCTGTGGTTGGTCCATGCTGCGACGAGACGTGCTCTGGGTCCTAAAAAACAGCCTACAGAAACACCACAGCTGCTTCCGCTGGtga